DNA from Vulpes vulpes isolate BD-2025 chromosome 9, VulVul3, whole genome shotgun sequence:
CTCTGaccttattatttcatttcttcttacttTGATTCTAATTTGCTCTTATTCTAATTGCTTaacctttcctcttttctaatacACATTTAGTGCTATAATGTCCCTCTACTGCTTTAACAATGTTCCataaattttgatgtttttattttctgagtcaattcaaaatgctttctatatatatttcttaatttcatctttGGAGTCAAGATTTCATTTGTGTAATTTAGTTTCAAATAGTTGAGGATTTACAGGGATCTTTCTGTTACCAATTCTAATTGAGTTCCATGGGGGTATGTTCTGTTGTTGCTGGCTAGTGTTAAATGTCTATTGGTCAAGTTGGTTGGTAGTATTGCTCAGATCTgtatctttgttttctatatattctatCATTTGAGAAAGATGTATTGAAATCTGCTATGTACGTGGGCTTGTCTATTTCTCCTtacagttctatcagtttttattctgtgtattttaaaactgcttttaaatatatcaatGTTTAAGATCAGGtactcttgatgaattgacccctttTCATTAGGAAATGACCTGTTTGTgtgtaaaacatatattttattaactcaGTATGATAGCATGGAAAAAACTAACTTCATTACCTTCTTTTGGATTTACTTGGAATAACTTTATgagccctttttttctttaataaatttattatttattgctgttcaatttgccaacatatagaataacacccagtgctcatcccatcaagtgcccccctcagtgcccgtcatccagtcacccccacccccccgcccacctccccttccaccacccctagttcgtttcccagagttaggagtatgaGCACTTTAGATGCTGTAAACTTTCCATTAtcaaatagctttttaaaatatataattacacatATGTTCATAGCATACAtaagatggaatttttttttcataagatggAATTAAGCTGCAATCAgtcgtatttatttttcttttttaaacttttttttggggaaaataacaggaaattaaaaagtacagtGAATTCCTATGTATCTTTCACCCAGCTTCGTCCAATGGTCACATCTTGCATAACTAGAGCACAATATCTATCAATTCAACCAGGAAATTGAATGGTACAATCCACAGAGCTTATTCAGGTTCCCCAACTTTGGATATGCTAATTGGTGGGTATATAATTCTatgcaattttatctttttattaataaccaaaactttttttttaaaagattctatttattcactcatgagagacatacagagagaagcagagacataggcagagagagaaacaggctccatgcagggagcccgatgcgggactcaatcccaggtccccaggatcacaacctgaatggaaggcagaggctaaaccaccgagccacccgggtgtgtccctgttttgttatttttttttaatttctatttatttatgatagtcacagagagagagagagaggcagagacacaggcagagggagaaacaggctccatgcaccgggagcccgacgtgggactcgatcccgcgtctacaggttcgcgccctgggccaaaggcaggcgctaaaccgctgcgccacccagggatccccctgttttgttattttaatgattgCTTTGGGATCTTCATCAGTCTACCTTCAAGTGACATTATACCATTTTCTGTATAGCAGTGGTACTCAACTTACTTAGTAATGGTTCTCCCCTGGGGgctatatatagatatttttgaaACAACTGAGGTATAGTgatactggcatctagtgggtagaagccatGGGTGCTGCTAAGTTTCatataatgcacaggacagcccaacacaacagtccaaaatgtaagacaggggcacctggctggctcaaggaGAAATGCATCCAGCTCTTTATTTCATGGTTTTGAGTTTGAGCTCAAATTGGGTGTAGAtaacaaacttttttaaaaagctatgcaggaagcctgcttctccctctgcctgtgtctctgcttctctctctctctctctctctgtgtctctcacgaataaagattttatttatttatttatttatttatttatttatttaagagagagagagagagagagagagagagagagagcaaggccgagggagaagcaggctccatgcagggagccggaagtggaactcgatcccgggtctccaggatcacgccctgggctgaaggtggcactaaaccgctgagccaccgggggttcccaataaataaaatctttaaaaaaaaggaaagaaaagaaagaaagaaaagaaagaaagaaagaaaagaaaagaaaagaaagaaaagaaaagaaaagaaaagagaaaagaaacctgTTGTAATCCCTATCTTTTCCTCTgcactgtttttataattttctcttgaCTGTTTTTGAGAAATTTGTGATGCACCTTGGAGTaattttcttcagatttattCTAGGTTTATTGCTCTACACTACCGAGGCAAGACCCTTCTGAGTAGTTTACCCAATGCACAAAGGAATTGTGTGTGACTCATGGCAAGACAGTATTTCTTACCTTGTTTCTGTGCCTGGAACTGTTCACTCCAATCCTTTGGAATgttccccccgccgcccccctggcCTTAGATAAGTTTCCTCATATAATGTGTCCATCAGTACTCTGCTGAATATCCTGACCATTCACAGATCTCCAGAAATCTCTGCATAGTTCTCTCTCCTCCAGGACTATCTTGTGAACCCTACCTGCCTTGGTCTTCTTGGATTCTCAGCTCTCTCGTCAACTCAAGAATTTCACCAGACTCCAccagctccctctccctatgctactgcctggggaggcctggggacttttttttcttttcttttctttccttttttcttttctttttttcctttcttttattattttattttattttatttattcatgagagacacacacagagagaggcagagacacaggcagagggagaagcaggctccatgcagggagcctgaggtgggactcaatcccgggtctaccaggatcacaccccaggctgcaagcggcgctaaaccgctgcgccactggggctgcccacctggGGACTTTCTTAAGGCAATAAACTGGGGCACATATGGCTCACTTAACTTGTTTCTCTATATCAGAAATCAAAAATCCTTGATTTTTGTTACTGATATCAATAGGACCAAAatcattgtttcatatattttgtctggGATTCTTGTTTCAGGTAGGAATGTAATTCTAGTCCCTCTAACTCTACATGGCCAGAAGAGTCTCTCCTTCAGTTTTATTCATGtttaagtattttctcattttcattaagTTTTCTTCAAACtatggattatttagaaatgtgtttacTTTCCAAATGTATGTggtttaattaatcaattaattaattattagtTAATAATTGCAGTATGATCAGGGTAGAGGACATTGTGTTGCCCTGTCTGGATTTCCCTGGATTGCCCCCTATCCTTCCACCCAGGAGGGCAGGCTGAAAGCCTTCAATTGTCAGTTCTCTCCAGGAACTATATCCTCAGCTGAAGAAGTCTACCTTACCCAAGATCATGGTTCCCTTTACAGTGGTGTGACAGGGCTTGTACGGAGTGACTGGCTGAATCGGCATATGGGCCCAGACCTCTCTCCTCTGGTCTAGGCACTTCTGATAGTACAGACCCATCTGACTGAGTCTGAAGGAACACAGAGGACTTCTCCTACTACTAGTTTGGTAGTTCTGTGTTCTTGGGTGTTAATCCCAAGAACACTCTCTAATAAATTTGCTGTATGTTATCCTTTGTCTATGTATACTTCCTGAAAAACAACCTAAAACAATTAGGTAACTCAGTTTAATTagataattcagtttttaaaaattcactaacTTTTAAATAACCATTCAAGAATACTTGGAAATgtgtatacataattttatattactttcttGGTTTAGAGTTTTCTAAATTTGAACTCTAAATTACCATGAGGATTGACTCATGACTACTAATTATTAGaggcttttattttctacttaaagtCCATGACAAAACTCACAAGCTTCCTTGATGTTTTCCTCTgctcctggttgaccttttcctAATGCACGCTTTCACTGGGAATATAGTACACATCTGGGGTTCTTATGGAAATCTCACTTCCAATTCTCCACCTCTTGCAAGACCACAGATTCAAATTCTGCACTTGCAGCAGGTAAAATCTATGTCCCTTGGTGACCAATATCATCAAACTGCCTCACAGCACCCAAAGTATCATCACCTACTTACCTTTCTGACTTCCACATCCTATTTACTTTAGGCTCTGTGTGTTTACTTCACCTTCTCAAAAgcccttgaaaagaatgtttaaattTAATCCAGAATTTCTAGGTTGTTTTGCAGCCAAAGGGCTTTATAATTATCTAGTTTGCCTTACTGTTCTTTTATGCCTTTTAAGGACATTAATCTCTGCTCAATTTTGTGGTAAAACAGACTGCAAATGTGACAGCATTTTATTTCATACTCCATAAACTGGTTGCTAATTTGTCATGGTTATACAAACTTTGGTATATGTCttaataattttgtaatttatagGTTCTTCTGAGGGAAAAATGGACTATCATCACAGTAGTCAGGTAAAGAGTCAAGGCTCCTAATGAAAAATTTTCAATTCCCACTGCAAAAGTGTTGTTTTATATAGACTCCTGGACCTTGGCCCACATTTGGCGGGCCTTGGAAATTGTTCTGTGTGTGTGCTGTTACCTCCTGTGGTTCCCAAATTTGGAATCCACTGGCCTTAGTTTTAGAGACTGGTTACAGCTTTTGCAAGTCTACAATCCCTGTGGTCAAACTATACCATGTACATTTAAATGGTCAGTGGGAAGAGTGGGAACTAGTCAGGTCCTTATCTATGATGCCCAGAAAGGAGTCTGCTATCTCCTTTATACCACTTTATACCACTCACAAACATACTTTCTGGAGCAGAAACAGACTTCAGGGAACATGGCTGGTTTTATATAGCCATCTGAGGTCTACGGAATGGTAAAGATTTGAAACACAGATGGGCCCAGAGAAAGGGACTCGGATAATAATTGGCTAAACAATTCCTCTAAGGAAATTATAGGACACTTTCTGTTGGCTAGGGAGCTCTGATTTATGTAGTAGGAGTATGAAAAGAACAAGCTTTGTGTTGCATTTAAATCAGAAACAAGCAAAATCACATCATTCCAAAAACAGCTgcttaaagaaaagcaaactgaaCTGTTTTCTTCCCACTCTGAACAAaggaaacaagataaaaaaaattcagtggtaTTTATAACAAGTGAATGACAACAGAATTTATTGGAGGAATTATAACTATGTCCTGCAAAAACAGTTTTATAACATCAGAGTTGATTAAAGACAACCAGTTTCAGAAAACAACCTAACAACACGagcatactattttatttatttatattaaatgaaaaaattaaaaaaaagaagtctgtcACTGAGGATACCGAACTCAAATAAAATTTAGTCTTATAGGATTTAAATGCAACAGAATTATTCAGCTATTTAAGCCcctttttggtttgatttttttctcagttccAAGTAAGACCTAATACAGTACACACcaccaataaaatatatctcTAAACCTAAGGAGAAACTCTTCTCTCTATGCAGAttctttgtctttcatatttctcttcaatcaaagctataaaaaatgagattttatttcaCACTTTCTCAACTAAAAggatacatatatattcttattccACACAAGAGCAATTCTACACAACCAGGATGTTTGTGGCTAAAAAATATCACCTCTTCATATTCCTCAAgaatattcagggtactaaaaacataaatgaataagTGTGAGTGCACAAGAAGCCAGGAGATAACAAAAAAAAGGGATAGGCAATACACAGTAGTCTAGCAATGGGTTTTTGATGGAAAATaggggaaaatggaaataaactcaGGTAAATGGGTTGAGGGAGACCAAAACTAACAAATGAGTGGCCGCAGAGGAGGCACTGGTTTCCATTAGCACAGGTAACTGGAAAAAACACAGAGACATCCTGAATGCAGAGTGTGTCATGAAAAAGCCTGAAAGCATGATAAGAACTACATAATTCAAATCTGACTGAAGTAAACAGCTGGTAGTCTTGAAAGTGTCCCTGGAGGAAGGTGGATGATCAGTTCACATTATACTACAGAATATTTATCTGAAAGGGTATGAGGACCACTTATCAGCATTTACCTGTGCAGCTTAAGTATCAGCTTAGAAAATGGGTGAGGGTCTATTATCTTACCTTGCCTGGGGTAAGATATGTGAAGATCTGTATTCAGATTTCTGGGTTTGACATGGCACAGCATCCTTCCAGAAGGTATTTACTTTTGAAGATCACAAAAGTCTTTTAAGATGAAAAAGAGAGCCTATTATGAAGGAAGAATCTCAGGCACTATGACACAGTGATAGGAAATTGTTTTGGTTAGAGAATACCTGCTCAGTAATACAGGAAGCATCAACAACTCTGCTCAGtaataataaatgctcaaaataCAACCTCTGACAGGTATAAAGAAGCCAACTGACTGTTTTCTTCTACCAGTAGACATCAGTCATGGAGTTTCTACATAGGTAATCAGCAGGTGAGGATGGCTGGCATGACAAAAGGCATGGGATGCTAATTACAAATGCCTCCCTTAATTTTAGAAGGACATGTGACAAGAGGAAAATGATGGAAGGACCCTTAGTGTTATAGTAGTGTAACCCACTGCCATATGTGGGTTATTCTACCCTTGTGTCCACATAGACTCTTAGGGAAGTGCCTATTCAACAGTGATATAACAGTCCTATCCCTGAATCCAGCAACCTTCTTTTGAATAACCATGCAAACAAAGATGGACTATTACATCACAAAATTCCATGTACCAATCCTATAAAAATAGGACAAAACCAAACAATCTCTTTTCACACTATACCCTTTACAACCTTCTGCTTCTTTGTCCCCAGTAACAGCAAGGAAGAAATATATAATCCTTAAAACTAAATTACAAGGTGCAGGGACAAGCCATAAATCAAACTTAGGGAAGACAGCATCTTCCTTATGAAACCATGATCAAATCATTATTTAGATACAATGTCCTTTCACAGAGGTGTCTACTCAGGAGAATCACAACTGGTCTCCTGCTCACATATAGAACCATCACGATGGGCAGAGGCACTGTGGTATAATGAAGAAAGCACAGACTTAAACCtcagatctgagttcaaatcctgactccaaTCACTAAGTAACCAGTCACCTAACCCCAAGACACAATTTTCTTGTACAAATGTTATAAGAATTGAATGGGATAACAATAATCCTTATATGCATAAAACAAATGACATCAGGCTTAGGAATTCACCATATACAAAGAAAGAGGGGCAACTGCATTTACAAATGGGCAGATTCTTTCTAAGTGTTCCCAGGTGGATTTTGAGCCAAGGACTTAGAAGTTTAAAATACTGGTTTAAGGCCTTCTCAAAGGGCTGGACTTAAAGCCATGCAGAGGAAGCTAGTGAGCACCTGTAGTACTGACTGCACAGCATCCCTCCCTTCTCTTAAGAAAGGTTTTTATCGATGATAAAAGGGAGAAAGACTCAGCATTTCCTCACTTCCTGACCAACCTTGACAAGTTGGTGAGAGGTAGATCTGGGATCAGAACACCTATCTCTGATTCCAAAGTCTGCACCTTTAGCTACTAAACTATACATAACATGAGAAGGCAGAGTCTTCCCCTAGTTTTAGATTATGCTCATTGCATCTTTTCAGTTATGAACCTCCAATTGTTTCAATTTCATAAGGGGacattttttctggttttgtagacatatacctaaaaaataaagcctctaTTATCTGTACATCCTTCTACAACTGTGGAGAGGAGAATGTAGTaaatttttgctgttcttttaaCCTAACAGCTGACAACTATACAGCCAGcttattttaaaactgcaaaGACCAATGACTAGTGTTTATTATTTAACAAACAGTAAACAGGCTCTAAAAGAAGTGATTTGCTCATGGTTCCACTGCTACCAAGTACCAGTATTAGGGTGGAATCCCATGAGTTTAGGGTCCATATTCTCCTTGCCTTTCATAACACTGTCGAGTGAAAATGAACATGTTCTggttgcacttaaaaaaatactgtactatgtttaactctttgaggaacctccacagttttccagagtggctgcaccatttcacattcccaccaacagtgtaagagggttcccttttctccgcatcctctccaacatttgtggtttcctgccttgctaattttgcccattctcactggtgtgaggtggtatctcattgtggttttgagttgtatttccctgatggcaagtgatgcagagcattttctcacgtgcgtgttggccacgtctatgtcttcctctgtgagatttctgttcatgtcttttgcccatggtgttgagtttaataagttctttggtgttgagtttagtaagttctttatagatcctggaaaagagttcaaaatagacctgccctacgacccagcaattgcactgctggggattgaccccaaagatacagatgcaatgaaacgccgggacacctgcacctcccccgatgtttctagcagcaatgtccacaatagccaaactgtggaaggagtctcggtgtccatcgaaagatgaatggataaaaaagatgtggtctatgtatacaatggaatattactcagccattagaaatgacaaatacccaccatttgcttcaatgtgcatgaaactggagggtattatgctgagtaaagtaagtcaatcggagaaggacaaacattatatggtctcattcatttggggaatataaataatagtgaaagggaatagaagggaagggagaagaaatgggtaggaaatatcagaaagggagacagaacatgaagactcctaactctgggaaacgaactaggggtggtggaaggggaggagggcggggggggtgggggtgaatgggtgatgggcactgtggggggcacttgatgggatgagcactgggtgttattctgtatgttggcaaattgaacaccaataaaaaataaatttattactaaaaaaaataaataaaaaataaacaaaatactgtaCTTCTTTCCTGAATATAAAAGTACTATGTTCTCATTGTAGAAAATCTAAAATGCATAGAAGAGTataaagaagagaatagaaatagCCTATAATTCTATCACCCAATGATAATCACTGTCAATGTTTTGGTTTGGTATTATTTCATAACCATTTCTCTACTATATGtaaatgcttttcaaatatttggatcgaacttgttttttctctatcttctgttttatacaaattttttcCCCATggcattaaatattctttaaagatgTTTATATAATGGCTGCAAAACCATCAAGTAGATAGAGACTATCATTCATTTAAACCACGTCCTATTGAAAATCTAGTTCTCTTGTTATATATGATGCTAGCATGAATATCCCTCTGTTAATCTTTGTCTGTTTCTGGTTactttccctgcatggagtcttaaaaactgaattaagttgataataatgaaaaattgctTTTACAAAAAGTAGCAATTAGGACTACtaccaatatattttatttatgagatttCTTTCTCCTCATTATGTTTTCTCTGGTGTTGAATAAGCTGCGAGCTGTAACGATAGGCTTTCCCACACTCACtacatttatagggtttctccTTAGTATGGGTTCTCAAATGTAGAATAACTTGAGAAGTCTGCCTGAAGGTTTTTCCACATTCGttacatttatagggtttctctccagtgtgaactctctGATGATCAATAAGGTTTCGATTAGAAGTaaaagctttcccacattcattacatttgtaaggtttctctctaCGGTGAAGTCTCTGATGTTCACTAAGGGTCTTccttaaaatgaaagtttttccACATTCATCACACTCGTAAGGCTTTTCCcctgtgtgaattctctgatggTCTATAATCTTTGTATTAGAAACACATGTTTTCCCACACTCCTTacatttgtaaactttttttcctttgtgcattCTTTGATGTTGAGTAAGATTTGAACTACGgctaaaggctttcccacattcaatACAAGTGTAGGGCTTCTCCCCAGTGTGAACTCTATGATGTGAAATAAGACCTGAACTCCGactaaaggctttcccacactccTTACATTCATACGTTTTTTCCCCACTATGGATTCCCTGGTGCCGAATGAGGTGTGACTTACCACTgaaagatttcccacattcactgcatgTGTAGGGCTTCAGTCCAGTGTGGATTCTCCGATGAACAACAAGGTTGGAGCTATGACTGAAGGCTTTTCCACACTCCTTACActtatagggtttctctcctgtgtggatTCTCTCATGCACTGTAAGGTTTGCACTCTGACTAAAAGCTTTCCCACACTCAGTACATACATACTGTTTCTTTTCAGCCTGAATTCTAATTCTCCTGCTTGTTATAGGATCCAAGCACTGACTACCATCTTTTTCAGATTCTTGCTCACTTACTTCCGTAAGTGTTTTATTGTCTTTAACTGTCTTATGCCTgaaatttcttgtctttcttctcattttctcttgcttGAAACATCACAGTGGCCTGTtgaatcttctctttctcttcagagGAGCTTTTTAAATTCTGACTTCCTGGGAAACACCTCTGTGGAGTTCTCTTGAAAGTGTAAGATTCTAATTTTTCAGGAATAATACTTTGCAATCAATACCTCCTCAGTTCCAGTTCCACCATCtgacagaagaaacagaaattgcaATATTACCTATTCTTTTTCCTGGAGGAAGGAGAATTATCCAAAGATAACAAGATGTAGTACATCACAGGGTCTCACATGGAAGAAGAAGTGTTCAAAGATGGCGGAACAGATCAAAAgcaagatgagaaaaatgagggtAGACCCCGAGACCAAGGTAAAGGCATATGGAAAGATAAGAGAGGAACCCAACAGATCCAGCATTAGGATAAGcaatgaataatataaaatacatccTGATTTCTTTCTGTCTCACATTCTATTCCCAGAATTGGAGCCATCAAACTCCCCACCTGGTTCCCAGAAAAAATGAACTGAAAGATCCTTAGTTCAGTAGCTcttcttcctcttaaaaaaaaaaaaaaaaaaaaaaaaaaaaaaagatttaatttatttattcatgagagacatacagagagaggcagagacataggaagagggagtagaaacaggctccatacagacagcctgatgtaggacttgatcctgggactccggcagacactcaaccactgagccaccc
Protein-coding regions in this window:
- the ZNF660 gene encoding zinc finger protein 660, coding for MRRKTRNFRHKTVKDNKTLTEVSEQESEKDGSQCLDPITSRRIRIQAEKKQYVCTECGKAFSQSANLTVHERIHTGEKPYKCKECGKAFSHSSNLVVHRRIHTGLKPYTCSECGKSFSGKSHLIRHQGIHSGEKTYECKECGKAFSRSSGLISHHRVHTGEKPYTCIECGKAFSRSSNLTQHQRMHKGKKVYKCKECGKTCVSNTKIIDHQRIHTGEKPYECDECGKTFILRKTLSEHQRLHRREKPYKCNECGKAFTSNRNLIDHQRVHTGEKPYKCNECGKTFRQTSQVILHLRTHTKEKPYKCSECGKAYRYSSQLIQHQRKHNEEKEIS